Genomic DNA from Phyllopteryx taeniolatus isolate TA_2022b chromosome 10, UOR_Ptae_1.2, whole genome shotgun sequence:
GGGTAGGGTATCAAATTAGGGCTTaaaaacaggtttagggtttgaaaACGGATTagaatttcaaagtagggtttcaaaacatggttagggtttcaaattcgggtttcaaaacagggttagggtctcaaagtagagtttcaaaacaggattagggtCTCAAAGGAGGGGTTCAAAACAGGATaaagatttcaaattagggtttcaaaacagggttagagtttcaaagtagggttacaaacatgggttagggtttcaaattcgggtttcaaaacTTCTTTAacgtttcaaatgagggtttaaagaacgttttagggtttcaaattaggttttcaaaacagagttatggtctcaaagtaaggtttcaaaacagggttagtatttcaaattagggtttcacaaCAGGGTTTGGGtctcaaagtaaggtttcaaaatagggttaggttttcaaattagggtttcaaaacagggttatggTCTCAAAGTAAggcttcaaaacagggttagggtcttAAAGtgaggtttcaaaacagggttagggtcttAAAGtgaggtttcaaaacagggttagtttttgaaattagggtttcaaaacagggttagggtttcaaattagattttcaaaacagggttagggtctcaaagtaaggtttcaaaacagagttagtttttcaaattagggtttcaaaacaggggtACGGTTTCGaagtaggatttcaaaacaatgctagggtttcaaattaaggtttcaaaactgggctagggtttcaaagttgggtttcaaaacagggttagggtttcaaaacatgggatacagtttcaaagtagggtttcaaaacagggttatggtttcaaattatgcTTTCAAAACCGGGTTAGGGTTTCGAAGAAGggtttaaaacagggttagggtttcaaattatgctTTCAAAACCGGGTTAGGGTTTCGAAGAAGggtttaaaacagggttagggtttcaaattatgctTTCAAAACAGGATAAggattttaaagtagggtttcaaaacagggttagggtttcaaattagggtttcaaaacggggctAGGGGttcaaagttgggtttcaaaacagggttagggtttaaaaacggGTTACAGTTtccaagtagggtttcaaaagaggtttatggtttcaaattagggtttcattttttattttatttaaaaaaaaattcaaagctgTCCAGTTCAggtgcatggccttgcagaatggtggatctgtatgtctttgtgctgaaaatgttttgctgtgcaacaggggagtttgaaatactccctcttattttaaattttttaaattatgctgatgtttattgaaaatgcagccttACAGAAAATGGCATGAGGGGACAGACAGCGGGATAGattggacaaggggactaggggtgagaaccacagcagaacaatagtgagacagtctagaaaTTTGAACACacgtaacatttttatttacgttttacacaacatcccacctttattggaattagggtttgtatatataaaaatataaatgtgaacaaaagaaagaactcaacttactgtaattcatgTGTAAAAAGAAAGCCGGTGCCCCTTTTCAGGGTGCTGACAAGTATAGCTGGGGAATTTTTATAATAATGCTATGCTAGTAAATTtatgatataaaaataatattaatttcataatatatactgtactgataAATTGTATAGTATTACCAAAAGTGTGGGGGAAATTTATTGACCTTTTTACACCCAAAAAGGACACAATATTTCTTAGACTTAAAAGAATTAAGGTCATTACTATTTTCCCACAGCATCAATAAATTGCAGTTTTGTTAGTTGTTACTTTTGTCTTTCGTGAAATAGAATGGCTTCAGTATAAAATAATCCTCATCACCTGCATGTGTTAAGTCATGCGAAATGGTACTTATCACTGAGGTCTCCTTAATTGGCCCCGTGAGATCTGAGTCTACCGCCTATTGTCAAATGCATGGGCAccccagctgtcaatcaaacagcATCTTTATAAGTCGCCACACAAGCTGCAGCTTCATGTCTTGAAATAAATCCACAGGCAGACAGCCGCTTCCCTCTGATCATACACTGGCGATCCATACAACAACATTCAatctgttttatatatataaatcaggGTGAAATCGTTTCTGTcattttttacatcattttcAATTTGTCTCATTTTTCAGGGGAGAGATGAACAAACTGTCTGGGAACAATTCGACGGGGATGAACAGCTCTTTAACCAAGTGGTCATTCAACGATGGCGGCTCTTTTCAACATTTGGACCCCAGCGAGCTGAGGGTCCTGGTGCCGGCCATCCTGGGCATCATTTGTGTCCTGGGCTTGGCATGTAATTTAACCGCCATGGCCATCTTGTTTTCCAACGCCCACAAGGGCAAACTGTCCCTCATCAACTCCCTCATCTTCAACTTGATGTTCGCCGACAGCCTGGTGCTGCTCTTTACCGTGCCCTTCCGGGCCGCCTCCTACTCCAGGGCCAGCTGGACTCTGGGCTGGGTGGTGTGCAAGACGTCCAACTGGTTCTTTCACTCGTGCCTGGCGGCCAAGAGCTTCACGGTGGCCGTCATGGCAAAAGCCTGCTACCGCTACGTGTCCAACCCGACCAAGCAGGTGAGCATCCACCTTGGTTCCATCCTCGTGGTTTTCTTCTTCATCTGGCTGTCGGCTTGCAGCGTCCCCATCCCTCTCTGGCTCTTTGCCACGCTGCAACGAGGGCTCCACGGGCTCATGTGTGTGCTGCATGTCCCCCCTGAAGCATGGGGGTTCATGTTTGTGTACATAAAGGCGTACCCACTGGGAGTGTACTGTGCCCCCCTCAGCTTTTCCCTGATGTACTTCTGGAAGGCTTACAGCCAGTGCCAGCGCCGCACCAGTAAGACTCAGAATCTCCGCACACAGATCAGGTCCAGGAAGCTCACCTTGATGCTCTTCAACCTCACCATAGCCACTGCCATCCTCTGGCTTCCACAGTGGGTGGTGTGGGTTTGGGAGCGCCTCTCGGCAGACGGAGCGACAGGAGGATCGCAGAACTTCATCTCACCTCCTCCTGTTCTCATCGCCCTCTCGGCACAGCTGCTCACCTTCTCGCTGTCGCTCATCAACCCCCTCATCGTGGTCTGCCTCTCCGAGGAGTTCCGAGAGGGCTACCGCGGGCTGTGGAGGCGCCTCACCCTGCGCAAGCATCCTCCCTCCAAGCCCGGACCTCACAAACCCACCTCGCTCCAGTCACCTTGTCCCAGACCAGAGACCTCTGGCCAGCAGAGGAGTGAGAGGAGCATTGGATCATCAAGCACCAAGCCGGAAACCAGCAGAGATGCCCAAGGCGCAGTGAGAGGAGGAGGCGATGTCGACAAAGATGGGCTCATCCTGCCCGACGTGGAGCAGTTCTGGCACGAGAGGGAGTCCGGATCACATTTGGATGAAAATGACCCGGTGCCGTGGGACCATCAGGACCACCACGAGAGAAATTAACGACCAGCTAATCCTCAGAATGATATCAACAACATCTTTCTTCTCTCCACGAATTGGACTGCACAATGTAATCACTGATGTTCTGTGTATTTCTGTGTTCATCTTTTGTGGGGTGCAATTAGTGTGGAATACAACTAATTGTACAGTAGTACTATCTGTTTAAATTATTGCTCATTGTTGGTTGGATGAGGATAAAGTATTTGTGTCAATATGTATAAAAAATCTAAACTGCATGTAAAGTAGACAGACAATTAAGCCCACAATTATGTATATAACTGGGCCTAATTTTGAGTAAGTGAATGTTTCTATTTTTTGAATGGTCATGTTCTGGCTGGTAATGACACAAAAATGGCAAAAGATAAGGAGATTTATCATCATTTGTACAGGCACAGAGCAGTTACGGGTATATGGGGAATTTCTTGTGTATGTCTTCTTGAgtcaattgaaattgaaataataggcagaaaaaaaggcagattGCAAAGTTGAACTACAATAAAAAGttgaaaaggacaaaatgttaatttaaaaagagaattctattttcatttttttaaatacattttgacattttccacATCCCAAATTATTCAGTGTGCTCTAAATGTATAGTTCATTCGATGTGTCGAATAGATGTGTTTTCTCAAAATTATCAAGGAAATCAATCCTtttcaatttcaacaatttagtattttgccactttcttgtgtcatttcctGCTAGAGGACATCCATTCaacaagtaataataataaaataataatgatttggGGCTTATTACATTAAACCTATGTATTTTTCCGTCAGTGAATGCTGTTTGTAAAGTGCAGCTTTTTTGAAGTACGTACAGTGAAAAATGTTAGTTCATTCTATTTAATATTGACCTGGCTCCTCTTGGAAACACGTTTAACCCAGTTTATCTTAAATGTCAGTGTTTTTTGCACTTGTGGAAGTCTGTAATTCCAGTCTTGTTCTTTTCGCATTCATACCAGTGTTTACAATAAAATCATCTCGAACAAGAGTGCCTTATAGGTCGTGTCTGTCAAAATCTGCAGATGACACGTTACCGAGCTGGATCATAAATCACCGGATGATCCCCCGCTGACATcagttcattaaatatattttcataagGGCATCCATGAGGCTCTCTAATTGGTCTTTTCCTCTGAACTCAAATGGAACCCATTCAATGGACTCGCTACTCCTCATTGATCTGCGTGAAGGTGATAGGTCAAGAGCTCTCACGTCAAGCGATAAACAACATGAAAGAAAACTGTGcccaagttttttttcccgggACGGATAGGATAGGTTCTGTCTGAGTCTCTGATAATgatctatttttcaaatgatgcCTCCAGCCACCTGTTATcagaattgtttaaaatgttgaatgtaaGCGTCCACACTGAATTCCTCTTTCTACGGCCTCGCCTCTCTGTGACATTTTCCCTCTCATTAATCATTGATGTTGACCTTTCTTTGCCTGAAGCAAGCGCCTCAAAGTGAGCAAGACTTAACTTTATAAGCTGCCATCAGTCCCTGGGGTGGAGATCTGGACACAAAACATTGAGGGCAAGAAGAccacaatacaacaatacagtTGGTAGGACCAACCCATTGTTAATACGTAAGTACCAGTCAATCAGCCGGCGTCTACACATCCATTTGTCTATTCAGGTCTACAGTACAGGCCCCGATGTGAAGATGATAATGGGGATCAGGGTGAATACAATCAAGCTTTAATCAGCGACTGATAGGGAGAAAGTGTTTTGAAAAGGTTGAGATGATctaaattaaaagttaaaaatccCCAAAACGTGATTAGGTCTTTTGACAAGGCTGCAGTAGTCTCTTTACCAACCCCTGGCTGCCCCCTCACGCTCACCCGCTGTGAGAAAAGGCAGGGGTGTTTCATCCTTCAGCCAATAATCATCTATTATAAATGAATCACAGCAGGAAGGGACACGCTAGTCAGACACTAATTGTGCTCAGCGGGGGAGTGTACTTGCAATTAAACCTGTCTGCTAGTGCAGACAAGTGTCCCTCAATGGCACACTCTCATCACTTCTATTGAGTGTCCTGAGTACATGCAGtatttttcagtgtgtgtgcatgtgtgtgtttgttcatgTGGTCTACTCTGGGTATTTAAGAGACTTTTGATTAGAAGAGATCAAAAAGCAGCTTAATAAAggatatttattatattaagttatgtttttttcccccttcttttcTTCTCTCTGCTTTCTGTATAATCGAGGTGTTgctttcctttcttccttgtcTGAATAAGAAAAACTCAAAAAGGTGACAAATATTAggtgaaacattaaatatttttaatgtctTC
This window encodes:
- the gpr151 gene encoding G-protein coupled receptor 151: MNKLSGNNSTGMNSSLTKWSFNDGGSFQHLDPSELRVLVPAILGIICVLGLACNLTAMAILFSNAHKGKLSLINSLIFNLMFADSLVLLFTVPFRAASYSRASWTLGWVVCKTSNWFFHSCLAAKSFTVAVMAKACYRYVSNPTKQVSIHLGSILVVFFFIWLSACSVPIPLWLFATLQRGLHGLMCVLHVPPEAWGFMFVYIKAYPLGVYCAPLSFSLMYFWKAYSQCQRRTSKTQNLRTQIRSRKLTLMLFNLTIATAILWLPQWVVWVWERLSADGATGGSQNFISPPPVLIALSAQLLTFSLSLINPLIVVCLSEEFREGYRGLWRRLTLRKHPPSKPGPHKPTSLQSPCPRPETSGQQRSERSIGSSSTKPETSRDAQGAVRGGGDVDKDGLILPDVEQFWHERESGSHLDENDPVPWDHQDHHERN